In one Dasypus novemcinctus isolate mDasNov1 chromosome 25, mDasNov1.1.hap2, whole genome shotgun sequence genomic region, the following are encoded:
- the SLC35F6 gene encoding solute carrier family 35 member F6, which yields MAWTRYQLFLAGLMLVTGSINTLSAKWADNFVAEGCGGSKEHSFQHPFLQAVGMFLGEFSCLAVFYLLRCRAAGPSDPGGGPQQPFNPLLFLPPALCDMTGTSIMYVALNMTSASSFQMLRGAVIIFTGLFSVAFLGRRLALSQWLGILATIAGLVIVGLADLLNGPGDQHKLSDVITGDLLIVMAQVIVSIQMVLEEKFVYKHNVHPLRAVGTEGLFGFVILSVLLVPMYFLPAGSFSGNPRGTLEDALDAFCQVGRQPLIALALLGNVGSIAFFNFAGISVTKELSATTRMVLDSLRTVVIWALSLALGWEPFHPLQILGFLVLLLGTALYNGLHRPLLSRLPRARPPAEEGERERLLGGARTPINDAS from the exons ATGGCCTGGACGCGGTACCAGCTGTTCCTGGCCGGCCTCATGCTGGTCACCGGCTCCATCAACACGCTCTCGGCCAA GTGGGCGGACAACTTTGTGGCCGAGGGCTGCGGAGGGAGCAAGGAGCACAGCTTCCAGCACCCCTTCCTCCAG GCGGTGGGCATGTTCCTGGGCGAGTTCTCCTGCCTGGCTGTCTTCTACCTGCTGCGCTGCCGCGCGGCGGGGCCCTCGGACCCCGGCGGGGGCCCCCAGCAGCCCTTCAACCCCCTCCTGTTCCTGCCCCCGGCCCTCTGCGACATGACGGGGACCAGCATCATGTATGTGG CCCTGAACATGACCAGCGCCTCCAGCTTCCAGATGCTGCGCGGAGCGGTGATCATCTTCACGGGCCTCTTCTCCGTGGCCTTCCTGGGGCGGCGGCTGGCGCTGAGCCAGTGGCTGGGCATCCTCGCCACCATCGCGGGGCTGGTCATTGTGGGCCTGGCCGACCTCCTGAACGGGCCCGGCGACCAGCACAAGCTCAGCGACGTGATCACAG GGGACCTGCTGATCGTCATGGCGCAGGTCATCGTCTCCATCCAGATGGTGCTAGAGGAGAAGTTTGTCTACAAGCACAACGTGCACCCGCTGCGGGCGGTCGGCACCGAGG GTCTCTTTGGCTTCGTGATCCTGTCCGTGCTGCTGGTGCCCATGTACTTCCTCCCCGCCGGCTCCTTCAGCGGCAACCCCCGCGGGACGCTGGAGGACGCGCTGGACGCCTTCTGCCAGGTGGGCCGGCAGCCGCTCATCGCCCTGGCGCTGCTGGGCAACGTGGGCAGCATCGCCTTCTTCAACTTCGCGGGCATCAGCGTCACCAAGGAGCTGAGCGCCACCACCCGCATGGTGCTGGACAGCCTGCGCACCGTGGTCATCTGGGCGCTGAGCCTGGCGCTGGGCTGGGAGCCCTTCCACCCGCTGCAGATCCTCGGCTTCCTGGTCCTCCTGCTGGGGACCGCCCTCTACAACGGGCTGCACCGCCCGCTGCTGAGCCGCCTGCCCCGGGCCCGGCCCCCGGCCGAGGAGGGCGAGCGCGAGAGGCTGCTGGGCGGCGCCCGGACCCCCATCAACGACGCCAGCTGA